One genomic window of Pecten maximus chromosome 3, xPecMax1.1, whole genome shotgun sequence includes the following:
- the LOC117322797 gene encoding micronuclear linker histone polyprotein-like: protein MENRRKSSKTESRRKSSKTESRRKSSKTESRRKSSKTENRRKSSKTESRRKSSKTESRRKSSKTESRRKSSKTESRSKPSKTESRRKSSKTENRSKSSKTENKGSKSSKTESKRKSSKTENRRKSSKTESRRKSSKTENKGSKSSKTESKRKSSKTESRRKSSKTESRRKSSKTESRSKPSKTESRRKSSKTENRRKSSKTENKRKSSKTETRRKSSKTETRRKSSKTENNHAEN from the coding sequence ATGGAGAATAGAAGGAAGTCATCCAAGACTGAGAGTAGAAGGAAGTCATCCAAGACTGAGAGTAGAAGGAAGTCATCCAAGACTGAGAGTAGAAGGAAGTCATCCAAGACTGAGAATAGAAGGAAGTCATCCAAGACTGAGAGCAGAAGGAAGTCATCCAAGACTGAGAGTAGAAGGAAGTCATCCAAGACTGAGAGTAGAAGGAAGTCATCCAAGACTGAGAGTAGAAGTAAGCCATCCAAGACTGAGAGTAGAAGGAAGTCATCCAAGACTGAGAATAGAAGTAAGTCATCCAAGACTGAGAATAAAGGAAGTAAGTCATCCAAGACTGAGAGTAAAAGGAAGTCATCCAAGACTGAGAATAGAAGGAAGTCATCCAAGACTGAGAGTAGAAGGAAGTCATCCAAGACTGAGAATAAAGGAAGTAAGTCATCCAAGACTGAGAGTAAAAGGAAGTCATCCAAGACTGAGAGTAGAAGGAAGTCATCCAAGACTGAGAGTAGAAGGAAGTCATCCAAGACTGAGAGTAGAAGTAAGCCATCCAAGACTGAGAGTAGAAGGAAGTCATCCAAGACTGAGAATAGAAGGAAGTCATCCAAGACTGAGAATAAAAGGAAGTCATCCAAGACTGAGACTAGAAGGAAGTCATCCAAGACTGAGACTAGAAGGAAGTCATCCAAGACTGAGAATAATCATGCAGAAAACTAA